In Sporosarcina sp. PTS2304, a genomic segment contains:
- a CDS encoding N-acetyltransferase: MSLHACEVTNENWQEVAYLSVHESQKNFIESNSFSLAQSKFEPEWKSVGLYDGEELVGYAMHGRDKTSGKVWLDRFMIDQHFQGKGYASRFLGLLLSKMETIYQCETIYLSIYPDNTKAQTLYEKFGFRLNGEIDDLGEFPCLIMELDLKRSPLQ, translated from the coding sequence ATGAGCCTCCACGCATGTGAGGTAACGAATGAAAATTGGCAAGAAGTTGCCTATTTATCAGTTCACGAAAGCCAGAAAAATTTTATTGAAAGCAACTCTTTCTCTTTAGCCCAATCAAAGTTTGAACCAGAATGGAAATCAGTTGGATTATATGATGGAGAAGAACTTGTCGGTTATGCGATGCATGGACGTGACAAGACTTCAGGCAAGGTTTGGTTAGACCGTTTTATGATCGATCAACACTTCCAAGGCAAAGGCTACGCTAGTCGCTTTCTCGGACTTCTTCTGTCGAAAATGGAAACAATTTATCAATGTGAAACAATTTATTTAAGTATTTATCCCGATAATACTAAAGCACAGACGCTTTATGAGAAGTTTGGTTTTAGATTAAATGGAGAAATAGATGATCTAGGAGAATTTCCTTGCTTAATTATGGAATTAGACCTTAAGAGGAGTCCTTTACAATGA
- a CDS encoding NAD(P)H-binding protein: protein MGERKLVIAVAGASGYIGNNLLKKLKGKAKVIALSRNGDSRENTENVEWRSCDLFSMKDAEKSLAGADIAVYLVHSMLKSAKLAQGTFEDMDVILADNFAQAASKQGIKQIVYLGGIIPDEDVDHLSRHLKSRLEVERILRSYDVPVTALRAGLIVGPKGSSFPILSKLVRRLPMMILPKWTRSNTQPVALDDVLQSLTSLILDFEPAQRSIDIGGPEVMTYKSMMEKTAEVVGKKSRMVDVPFFTLSLSRLWLRLVTQTPKEIVYPLVESLKHPMVVSPANYVKGISDGKIPFLQAAREALEVEAMDKQKPVKKPSIGPLKQDVRSVQRIELPNGWTADESARYYVKWLESFLNPWVKTDVDDQLNCKIGFLGDRTLLELSYSAERSTPDRSLYYITGGLLMDPDSNERGRMEFRKVPGSNGVIIAIHDYLPSIPWFVYYVTQANMHAFVMESFRRHMHRLSISKKGRMEAAAAHL, encoded by the coding sequence ATGGGAGAGAGAAAATTAGTAATAGCGGTTGCGGGGGCCAGTGGATATATTGGCAATAATCTTTTGAAGAAACTAAAAGGAAAAGCGAAAGTCATAGCGCTTTCTCGTAACGGTGATTCACGTGAAAATACAGAAAATGTGGAATGGCGATCTTGTGATTTATTTTCTATGAAAGATGCCGAGAAGAGTTTAGCAGGTGCAGATATTGCGGTGTACTTAGTTCACTCGATGTTGAAGTCAGCTAAACTGGCGCAAGGTACATTTGAAGATATGGATGTCATTTTAGCAGATAACTTTGCTCAAGCTGCAAGTAAACAAGGGATTAAGCAAATCGTTTATTTAGGTGGAATTATTCCAGATGAGGATGTAGATCATCTATCTCGACATTTAAAGAGTAGATTGGAAGTAGAGCGGATCCTCCGTTCATATGATGTGCCTGTCACAGCACTGCGAGCAGGTCTCATCGTCGGACCAAAAGGTTCATCATTTCCGATTCTATCGAAACTTGTTAGACGTTTACCTATGATGATTCTTCCGAAATGGACTCGTTCGAATACTCAGCCTGTCGCATTAGATGACGTATTACAATCATTAACTTCATTGATTTTAGACTTTGAGCCTGCGCAACGCTCTATAGATATCGGTGGTCCTGAAGTGATGACGTATAAGTCTATGATGGAGAAGACGGCTGAAGTAGTAGGCAAGAAATCGAGAATGGTTGATGTACCGTTTTTTACGCTTAGCTTATCGCGTCTATGGTTGAGACTGGTGACTCAAACTCCGAAAGAGATTGTTTATCCATTAGTAGAAAGCTTGAAACATCCAATGGTTGTCAGTCCGGCGAATTATGTAAAAGGTATAAGTGACGGCAAGATTCCATTTCTGCAGGCAGCTAGAGAAGCACTTGAAGTAGAGGCGATGGATAAACAAAAGCCTGTTAAGAAACCATCAATTGGTCCGTTAAAGCAAGATGTACGCTCAGTTCAGCGTATTGAATTACCAAATGGATGGACTGCTGACGAATCTGCTCGCTATTACGTAAAATGGCTAGAAAGTTTCTTGAATCCGTGGGTGAAGACAGATGTAGATGATCAGTTAAATTGTAAAATTGGATTTCTTGGAGATCGAACGCTATTGGAATTGAGCTACTCTGCAGAACGCAGCACTCCTGACCGTTCGCTCTATTATATTACAGGTGGTTTATTGATGGATCCGGACTCCAATGAACGTGGAAGAATGGAGTTCCGTAAAGTTCCCGGCTCAAATGGTGTCATTATTGCGATCCATGATTATTTACCATCGATACCATGGTTCGTGTATTATGTGACACAAGCAAATATGCATGCGTTTGTTATGGAAAGTTTCCGTCGACATATGCATCGATTGAGTATAAGTAAAAAAGGGCGTATGGAAGCTGCGGCCGCACATTTATAA
- a CDS encoding ABC transporter ATP-binding protein, producing MVILQAMKVYKTYGTKFNKTEVLSALDLEVKKGEFVTIMGASGSGKTTLLNVLSSIDRVSQGTISIEGQNIDAMKEKQMAEFRKRHLGFIFQDYNLLDTLTVKENILLPLSVQKLAKKRANEKFHAVAEDLGITELANKYPNELSGGQKQRTSAARAFIHDPSIIFADEPTGALDSKAASDLLNKLSDLNTKRNASIVMVTHDPLAASFSQRVVFIKDGQIYTQLYKGDQTRNAFFNDIIKTQGVLGGVQHDS from the coding sequence ATGGTAATTTTACAAGCAATGAAAGTGTATAAAACATACGGAACGAAATTCAACAAAACAGAAGTATTGAGTGCGCTGGATCTAGAAGTGAAGAAAGGTGAGTTCGTTACTATTATGGGAGCTTCAGGTTCTGGCAAAACGACATTGCTGAATGTCCTTTCATCTATTGATAGAGTAAGCCAAGGAACGATTAGTATCGAAGGACAAAACATCGATGCAATGAAAGAAAAACAAATGGCGGAATTCCGTAAGCGACATTTGGGCTTTATTTTTCAAGACTATAATTTACTAGATACATTGACGGTTAAAGAAAATATTCTTTTGCCGCTGTCTGTACAAAAGTTGGCGAAGAAAAGAGCGAACGAAAAGTTTCATGCCGTAGCAGAAGATTTAGGCATAACAGAGCTCGCGAATAAATATCCGAACGAACTATCGGGCGGTCAAAAACAACGGACATCTGCGGCACGAGCATTCATCCATGATCCATCTATTATTTTTGCGGATGAGCCAACAGGAGCACTTGACTCGAAAGCAGCGTCTGATTTGTTGAATAAGCTGAGCGATTTGAACACAAAGCGTAACGCTTCCATTGTGATGGTCACTCACGATCCGCTAGCTGCCAGTTTCAGTCAGCGTGTAGTATTCATTAAAGACGGACAAATCTACACGCAACTCTATAAAGGAGACCAAACACGCAACGCATTTTTTAATGACATTATTAAAACGCAAGGTGTGCTAGGCGGGGTGCAACATGACAGTTAA
- a CDS encoding YqhG family protein yields MQPQQIHDYLYHFFKENDCEILNSHSHYMNVQLTIEMDKRIMNRPFYWRYIETVGDTPNPAQLMLITDITQLQEGVKGEVMHIGSPRLHQLFRVTHELGSFVKMYERVEERSILTPWLGLNIKVSYKSHQTKEFLYSLGMNLMTGAVFQEFHDTVCSLDLVEEPAKHVFQLPFIITPVRAIEKLERVIEQIIAKDDHQWAEEAKKRWVKDQAVLDYFYEGVEEKPESYESEKQAMTERFTPRISMEILNGGLFYLK; encoded by the coding sequence ATGCAACCGCAACAAATACACGACTATTTGTATCATTTTTTTAAAGAGAACGATTGTGAGATCTTGAACTCGCACTCGCATTATATGAACGTCCAATTAACAATTGAGATGGATAAGAGGATTATGAATCGCCCATTTTATTGGCGTTATATTGAAACGGTAGGAGACACCCCGAATCCTGCTCAACTTATGCTTATAACAGATATCACTCAATTACAAGAAGGTGTTAAAGGGGAAGTGATGCATATAGGTTCCCCACGCCTCCACCAATTATTCCGTGTCACTCATGAGTTAGGTTCATTTGTGAAAATGTATGAAAGGGTTGAGGAGCGATCTATTCTTACACCGTGGCTAGGTCTGAATATTAAAGTTTCTTATAAAAGTCACCAAACAAAAGAATTTTTGTATTCACTCGGCATGAATCTGATGACAGGTGCGGTGTTTCAAGAATTTCATGATACGGTATGCTCATTGGATTTAGTAGAGGAACCAGCAAAACATGTTTTTCAATTGCCGTTTATTATTACACCAGTACGGGCGATTGAAAAGTTAGAACGAGTAATAGAACAAATCATTGCCAAAGATGATCATCAGTGGGCGGAAGAGGCAAAGAAAAGATGGGTGAAAGATCAGGCGGTATTGGACTATTTTTATGAAGGTGTGGAAGAGAAGCCGGAAAGTTATGAGAGTGAAAAACAAGCAATGACAGAGCGCTTCACACCGAGAATTAGTATGGAGATTCTTAACGGTGGATTATTTTATTTAAAATGA
- a CDS encoding response regulator transcription factor has translation MFTILLIEDDITLFEEVKERLTQWSYEVVGIQDFSNVLQEFTHSKSDLVIIDIQLPKFDGFHWCRMIRTHSNVPIIFLSSRDHPTDMVMSMQLGADDFVQKPFHFDVLIAKIQATLRRVYNYSVEQTVEMKTWCGATVDFMKGTVTAEDGSIELTKNEMAIVKLLIERKNEIVTREEIITSLWDDERFVSDNTLTVNVNRLRKKIAEIGLIDVIETKVGQGYVAREMQR, from the coding sequence TTGTTTACAATACTGCTGATTGAAGATGATATAACATTATTTGAAGAAGTAAAAGAACGTTTGACGCAATGGTCATACGAAGTAGTCGGCATTCAAGATTTTAGTAATGTCTTGCAGGAGTTTACTCATAGCAAATCCGATCTTGTCATCATTGATATTCAATTGCCGAAATTCGATGGCTTTCATTGGTGTCGAATGATTCGAACACATTCGAATGTACCGATCATTTTCTTATCTTCACGGGATCATCCAACAGATATGGTGATGTCGATGCAACTAGGTGCGGATGATTTTGTTCAAAAGCCATTTCACTTTGATGTATTGATTGCTAAAATTCAAGCGACATTGCGTCGTGTCTATAATTACAGTGTAGAGCAGACAGTAGAGATGAAGACATGGTGTGGAGCGACGGTTGATTTTATGAAGGGAACTGTAACTGCTGAAGATGGCTCAATCGAACTTACTAAAAATGAAATGGCTATCGTAAAACTATTAATTGAAAGAAAAAATGAGATTGTAACACGTGAAGAAATTATTACGAGTCTATGGGATGATGAACGATTTGTTAGTGATAATACACTTACAGTAAATGTCAATCGGTTACGTAAAAAAATTGCAGAGATAGGGCTAATCGATGTTATCGAAACAAAAGTAGGGCAAGGATATGTAGCGCGGGAGATGCAAAGATGA
- a CDS encoding cupin domain-containing protein produces the protein MTKQLMTKEEIAKRVIRKEDFVADKAAFIDAKTPGSDKKENYCIIGPGVSESGTAVINLKEPHGFNVGAAAMPNGCVNSLHLHQTAEVFIVARGTWRFIWGNEGTDGEAVLNAGDVISLPIHIFRGFKNIGSDDGFLFSVLGEDDPQSVTWGPQVLRDAKGHGLVLMEDGRLIDTSKGMEIPEGVDVIKPTPQEELDALRKVSQEEMESRVFWFENRVPDEDAFLDSRSEGGKKLTYGIIGHGIATDVNRPSIVNNEHSFGLELIEAEPGNGLNKFSQPTPQVLIVYKGEWKVTVESADGEEFEVVLTEKDVFSVPKDHMRSIKNVGDDTGFLYIASGGDEWTALDWSEEVIEDAKKHNLELDEEGKLVKK, from the coding sequence ATGACGAAACAATTAATGACTAAAGAAGAAATAGCTAAAAGAGTAATTCGCAAAGAGGATTTTGTGGCGGATAAAGCTGCATTTATCGATGCGAAAACACCTGGTTCAGATAAAAAAGAAAATTATTGCATTATTGGTCCTGGAGTATCTGAAAGTGGTACGGCAGTTATTAACTTAAAAGAGCCACATGGTTTTAACGTGGGGGCGGCAGCTATGCCAAATGGTTGTGTAAACTCTCTTCACTTACACCAAACAGCTGAAGTATTTATAGTGGCAAGAGGAACTTGGCGCTTTATTTGGGGAAATGAAGGTACCGACGGAGAAGCGGTTCTAAACGCGGGTGACGTTATTTCATTACCGATTCATATTTTCCGCGGATTTAAAAATATCGGTTCTGATGATGGCTTCTTATTCTCTGTGTTAGGTGAAGATGATCCGCAAAGCGTTACATGGGGACCGCAAGTACTACGTGATGCAAAAGGTCACGGACTAGTATTGATGGAAGATGGTCGTCTCATTGATACTTCAAAAGGTATGGAAATTCCTGAAGGCGTTGACGTGATTAAGCCTACCCCTCAAGAAGAATTAGATGCTTTACGTAAAGTATCACAGGAAGAAATGGAATCACGTGTGTTCTGGTTTGAAAATCGCGTTCCTGACGAAGACGCTTTCTTAGATAGCCGTTCTGAAGGCGGCAAGAAATTAACATACGGAATTATTGGGCATGGTATTGCTACAGATGTTAACCGTCCTTCGATCGTCAACAATGAACATTCATTTGGACTTGAGTTAATCGAAGCAGAGCCTGGAAATGGATTAAATAAATTTAGCCAACCCACACCACAAGTTCTAATTGTCTACAAAGGCGAATGGAAAGTGACTGTTGAAAGTGCAGATGGAGAAGAGTTTGAAGTCGTCTTGACTGAGAAAGATGTATTCTCTGTTCCTAAAGATCATATGAGAAGCATTAAAAATGTAGGTGATGATACTGGTTTCCTTTATATTGCAAGTGGTGGAGACGAGTGGACTGCACTTGATTGGTCTGAAGAAGTAATTGAAGATGCGAAAAAGCATAATTTAGAATTAGACGAAGAAGGAAAGTTAGTTAAGAAGTAA
- a CDS encoding MATE family efflux transporter, which translates to MSAVSSKLTLLDTEPVGRIFLRYLIPSTIGMLLMAINIVADGIMVGHRLGADALAGIGIAVPAFTIFFALSLWIGIGAATKYSMAMGAKDTASARTIFTHAILSIFLFTLVIGIIAFLFRNPLAYALGANETTFPYVADYLWVILLFGFVITVENTFSIFVRNDGAPNLAMIGLATTSIINIILDYVFLFVLDYGVKGAALATIIASFIGMIVLLTHFFKKNNNLKLIRFSFNKKIFLAILFIGFPSFLSEVGISVFTISHNIAFERMAGTEGVAAFTILNYVHSVMLMLFIGMGGAIQPLISYYHGSRNYERQRATMKMALLTALLAGVFFFFISQITAGSIVSIFGDFPQEVRDMATTGITLFFIAYLFTGSNLVMMTYYQSVGIVRMATWITASREIIVMLLFLLVLPHFFGIYGIWLSIPASELLVFIGIILYQRNVMKTS; encoded by the coding sequence ATGAGTGCTGTATCTTCAAAATTAACGCTATTAGATACCGAGCCTGTCGGACGTATTTTTTTACGGTATTTAATACCTTCTACTATCGGGATGCTATTGATGGCCATCAATATTGTAGCCGATGGAATTATGGTCGGTCACCGTTTAGGTGCTGATGCATTAGCTGGAATCGGAATTGCGGTTCCAGCTTTCACTATTTTTTTCGCTCTTTCGCTATGGATCGGAATTGGAGCAGCAACAAAATATTCTATGGCGATGGGGGCAAAAGATACGGCTTCAGCTCGTACTATTTTTACACACGCTATTTTATCTATCTTTCTCTTTACACTCGTCATCGGAATCATCGCTTTTCTATTCAGAAACCCATTGGCATACGCATTAGGAGCGAATGAAACGACTTTCCCGTATGTCGCTGATTATTTATGGGTTATTTTACTTTTCGGATTTGTTATTACTGTTGAAAACACGTTTAGCATATTCGTTCGAAACGATGGAGCACCTAATTTAGCGATGATTGGATTAGCAACAACGTCTATTATCAATATTATTTTGGATTATGTGTTTTTATTTGTACTCGATTATGGCGTAAAAGGCGCTGCGTTAGCTACAATTATAGCTTCTTTCATCGGAATGATCGTATTGCTTACACATTTTTTTAAGAAAAACAATAATCTCAAGCTGATTCGTTTTTCATTTAATAAGAAAATATTTCTCGCTATTCTTTTTATCGGTTTCCCTAGTTTCTTATCTGAAGTCGGTATTTCTGTTTTTACTATTTCACATAATATCGCTTTCGAACGAATGGCTGGTACAGAAGGTGTAGCAGCTTTTACTATTTTAAATTACGTACATAGTGTGATGCTCATGCTATTTATCGGAATGGGTGGAGCGATACAGCCATTAATTAGTTATTATCACGGTTCTCGGAACTACGAACGCCAACGTGCGACGATGAAAATGGCTTTACTTACCGCTCTACTGGCTGGTGTGTTCTTTTTCTTTATTAGTCAAATCACTGCTGGTTCCATCGTATCCATTTTCGGCGATTTCCCACAAGAAGTTAGAGACATGGCTACTACGGGAATTACACTCTTCTTTATTGCGTATTTATTTACCGGAAGTAACTTAGTGATGATGACCTATTATCAGTCGGTCGGAATCGTTCGCATGGCTACATGGATTACGGCTTCTCGTGAAATTATCGTTATGCTACTATTTTTGCTTGTCTTACCACACTTTTTTGGTATTTATGGTATTTGGTTATCAATTCCCGCGTCCGAATTGCTCGTATTTATAGGAATCATTCTCTATCAGCGAAATGTTATGAAAACTTCTTAG
- a CDS encoding ABC transporter permease — translation MTVNQLIFRNIKKNLKHYYVYIFALIFSVALYFSFVTLQFDPAMDETTGGVKGAAAMKSGSILLIIIVSVFLLYANNLFIKRRSKEIGLFQLIGMTKGTVFRILSIENFILYICSLIMGMFLGFSMSRLLMMILFKVTGVDDVATLRFSSEAFIQTLIVFAAIYVLILLMNAIFIRRQSILSLFRVTSVAQQRVKKMNAFQIVLGIIGIVLIVFGYYLSSRLFSDLFVGNQLFLAMITILASVIVGTYLFYKGSVSFIFNIIRKHKDGYLNVNDVLSLSSIMFRMKSNSFLLMIITTLSALSIALLSLSYITYYSVEKTIERSIPADFSILTDHANQFTTELTNSGIDHSATTIDFLYVRVNLSDVLSVSSENIGIDFKNTDIIVVSDQVVDQLKVEETDVYLVNQHDLFKNIMQVKDQGHIVFAGATESYDLVYKGIQDLSILPTRATGAFPIAVVNDKVYQQMQTNIDPELYSEFTQYTGVTIKNPEDIVKADSIFRDTEITIWAGNESKSEERSKQKQAVGVIMFIVGFLGLAFLITSGCILYFKQMDESEDEKANYTILRKLGFTQSDLLKGIQQKQLFNFGIPLLVGLCHSYFAVKSGWFLFGTEMLTPMLIVMCIYTVLYSIFGILSVLNYKRVIKESL, via the coding sequence ATGACAGTTAATCAATTAATTTTCCGCAATATCAAGAAAAATCTCAAGCATTATTATGTCTATATATTTGCGTTGATTTTTAGTGTAGCGCTGTATTTTTCATTTGTCACACTGCAATTTGATCCAGCGATGGACGAGACGACGGGCGGGGTAAAAGGCGCGGCAGCTATGAAATCAGGTTCGATTTTACTCATTATTATTGTCTCAGTGTTTTTATTGTATGCAAATAATTTATTTATTAAGCGACGTAGTAAAGAGATCGGTTTATTTCAGTTGATCGGTATGACGAAAGGAACAGTTTTCCGTATACTAAGCATCGAAAATTTCATCCTTTATATTTGCTCCCTCATTATGGGGATGTTTTTAGGTTTTTCTATGTCGCGATTATTAATGATGATTTTGTTTAAAGTAACTGGTGTAGACGATGTAGCCACATTACGTTTTTCTTCTGAAGCATTCATTCAGACACTCATCGTCTTTGCCGCAATTTATGTACTGATTTTACTTATGAACGCTATTTTCATTCGTAGACAAAGTATTTTATCCCTTTTCCGCGTAACTTCGGTAGCGCAACAACGAGTGAAAAAAATGAACGCATTCCAAATAGTTCTTGGTATCATCGGGATTGTGCTTATTGTTTTTGGCTATTATTTATCGTCTCGGTTATTCAGCGATTTATTCGTCGGAAATCAATTATTTCTTGCGATGATCACAATATTGGCATCTGTTATTGTAGGTACGTATTTATTTTATAAAGGCTCGGTTAGTTTTATTTTCAATATCATACGAAAGCATAAAGATGGTTATTTGAATGTCAATGATGTATTGTCTTTATCTTCAATCATGTTCCGAATGAAGTCGAATTCTTTTTTATTGATGATTATTACGACATTATCTGCGCTTTCTATTGCGTTATTATCGCTTAGTTATATTACGTATTATTCTGTAGAAAAAACGATAGAACGTAGTATACCAGCTGATTTTTCTATATTAACTGACCATGCAAACCAATTTACCACGGAACTTACGAATAGCGGGATAGACCATTCAGCTACAACAATCGATTTTCTGTATGTCAGAGTTAATTTATCCGATGTATTGTCGGTATCTTCGGAGAATATAGGTATTGATTTTAAAAACACAGATATAATCGTTGTGAGCGATCAGGTAGTCGACCAATTGAAAGTGGAAGAAACAGATGTGTATTTAGTAAACCAACATGATTTATTTAAAAATATTATGCAGGTCAAAGATCAAGGTCATATTGTTTTTGCAGGCGCAACTGAAAGCTATGATCTAGTGTATAAAGGCATACAAGATTTGTCTATATTACCGACTAGAGCGACAGGCGCATTTCCAATAGCAGTTGTTAACGATAAGGTGTATCAACAGATGCAAACTAATATAGACCCGGAACTTTATTCGGAGTTTACGCAGTATACCGGTGTGACGATTAAAAACCCTGAAGATATTGTAAAGGCGGATAGTATTTTCCGTGATACAGAAATTACCATTTGGGCAGGGAACGAATCAAAATCTGAAGAACGTTCTAAACAGAAACAAGCGGTTGGTGTCATCATGTTTATCGTAGGGTTCTTAGGTCTAGCATTCCTCATCACATCCGGCTGCATTCTTTACTTTAAACAAATGGACGAAAGTGAAGATGAAAAAGCGAATTATACGATTCTCCGGAAACTAGGCTTTACCCAATCAGACTTATTAAAAGGTATTCAACAAAAACAGTTATTCAACTTTGGGATTCCGTTGCTAGTCGGCCTATGCCACAGCTATTTTGCAGTAAAATCAGGATGGTTCTTATTCGGAACAGAAATGCTGACACCTATGCTTATTGTTATGTGTATTTACACGGTGTTGTACTCAATATTCGGTATATTGTCTGTACTGAATTACAAGCGAGTCATTAAAGAATCTTTATAA
- a CDS encoding sensor histidine kinase, protein MIRLFIKERFSWILFFVLLQLLVLLIGYLDSSINIRSIMYIVFLSSLFFGLFIVIRYVKETKFYRELETVEMTVDVTNILDARSPFENITHERIVEQQAMYKRQLAKLQISTEQEKDDILHWIHEVKTPLTTMQLMIERMTDASLRRQLLYEWLRIHLLLDQQLHQRRIPFIQNDLSIEKSNLQEILSQEIKSLKNWCLQKGIGFDLTLEAENVLTDAKWLGFICRQLLTNAVKYSDASEIYIKSEKANEMTVLSIQDFGRGIAPQDVPRIFDKGFTSTASHQDHAATGMGLYLAKQVAESLHINIQVQSTIGKGTLFTLTFPKENEWTRLATI, encoded by the coding sequence ATGATCCGATTATTTATAAAAGAAAGGTTCAGCTGGATTCTCTTTTTTGTCTTATTGCAACTACTCGTTTTATTAATCGGTTATTTGGATTCTAGTATAAATATTCGTTCCATTATGTATATCGTATTTCTCTCCAGTTTATTTTTCGGACTATTTATCGTCATTAGATATGTGAAAGAGACAAAGTTTTATCGAGAATTGGAAACTGTCGAAATGACTGTAGATGTAACGAATATACTAGATGCTAGAAGTCCGTTTGAGAATATTACGCATGAACGAATAGTAGAACAACAGGCTATGTATAAGAGACAGCTGGCAAAATTGCAAATTAGTACAGAACAGGAGAAAGATGATATTTTACATTGGATCCACGAAGTGAAGACACCGTTAACTACTATGCAACTAATGATTGAACGAATGACCGATGCATCGCTTAGGAGACAACTACTATACGAGTGGCTGCGAATTCATTTACTACTTGATCAGCAACTTCACCAAAGGCGGATTCCTTTTATTCAAAATGACTTGTCTATAGAGAAATCGAATTTACAGGAAATACTGTCACAAGAGATCAAATCCTTGAAAAATTGGTGTTTGCAAAAAGGCATTGGCTTTGATCTTACATTGGAAGCAGAGAATGTGTTGACGGATGCAAAATGGCTGGGGTTCATCTGTAGGCAACTTCTAACGAATGCTGTGAAATACAGCGATGCGTCAGAAATTTATATAAAAAGTGAAAAAGCCAATGAAATGACCGTGCTGTCTATCCAAGATTTTGGCCGTGGGATTGCTCCACAGGACGTCCCGAGAATATTTGATAAAGGTTTTACAAGTACCGCAAGTCACCAAGATCATGCAGCTACAGGAATGGGCTTGTATTTGGCGAAACAAGTGGCTGAGTCATTACATATCAACATACAAGTACAATCAACAATAGGAAAAGGCACTCTCTTTACTTTAACGTTCCCAAAAGAGAATGAATGGACTCGATTGGCAACTATCTAA
- a CDS encoding TetR/AcrR family transcriptional regulator: MKARIMKAFLEEIHETSMKFTMDDLAKRLGISKRTLYEHFSSKTEILDAIIDSTLQEFDDKTALIIQDPDLPLIDKIKKVIMVVPNYNDFYNWQILDQMQKTHPAQWERVHVALNEWDDLRGLIEQGIREGLIADQNVSLLMKLIIDATNSTLDRKFFYDNSITVTEAMDSIVEILLFGFIKKDSN; this comes from the coding sequence ATGAAAGCACGTATTATGAAGGCTTTTCTAGAAGAAATTCACGAGACAAGTATGAAATTTACGATGGACGATTTAGCAAAACGTCTTGGTATCAGTAAGCGTACGTTATACGAACACTTTTCTTCAAAAACAGAAATTTTAGATGCGATTATTGATTCTACATTACAGGAATTTGATGATAAGACTGCTCTGATTATCCAAGACCCTGACTTGCCACTCATCGATAAGATTAAAAAGGTTATTATGGTCGTACCGAATTATAACGACTTCTATAACTGGCAAATTCTCGATCAAATGCAAAAAACTCATCCGGCACAATGGGAACGTGTCCATGTCGCATTAAATGAGTGGGATGACTTACGCGGGTTAATCGAACAAGGAATTCGCGAAGGCTTAATCGCAGACCAAAACGTCTCCTTGTTGATGAAGCTAATTATCGATGCAACTAATTCAACATTGGATCGAAAGTTTTTCTATGACAACAGTATTACAGTAACGGAAGCGATGGATTCAATCGTAGAAATACTTCTATTTGGATTCATTAAGAAAGATTCTAATTAA
- a CDS encoding TetR/AcrR family transcriptional regulator, with translation MSKRGRKIGADGAKSRELLLNIAAKEFAQNGYYETKISTIVKAANVTQPTFYLYFKNKESIFKELVDNFKERLATLTQNSKLQQNLDTLSAQERIKQNLLELFQLFETNKHIARIGFIHSEDSYDIKDYMAKQIEQNLIEEAELGYFRASIDMRTVACSLLGAIERLTVTKLWTNEKTPDMLAQEVSDLFLCGLRKDLSN, from the coding sequence TTGAGCAAAAGAGGACGAAAAATCGGTGCGGATGGTGCAAAAAGTCGAGAGTTACTATTGAATATCGCTGCGAAGGAATTTGCACAAAATGGATATTATGAAACAAAGATTAGCACGATTGTCAAAGCAGCTAATGTAACCCAACCTACATTTTACTTATATTTTAAAAATAAAGAATCCATCTTCAAAGAGTTAGTAGACAATTTTAAAGAAAGATTAGCCACTTTGACCCAAAATAGTAAATTGCAACAGAATCTCGATACACTGTCGGCACAGGAACGTATTAAACAAAATCTACTGGAGCTTTTTCAATTATTCGAGACAAATAAGCACATCGCCAGAATTGGTTTCATCCATTCAGAGGATTCTTATGATATTAAAGATTATATGGCGAAACAAATCGAACAAAATCTTATCGAAGAAGCAGAACTTGGTTATTTTCGTGCATCCATTGATATGAGAACTGTAGCTTGTTCTCTACTTGGCGCAATAGAACGGTTAACGGTGACTAAACTATGGACAAATGAAAAAACACCAGATATGCTCGCTCAAGAAGTGTCAGATTTATTTTTATGTGGATTGCGTAAAGATTTATCCAATTAA